Genomic window (Dyadobacter fanqingshengii):
AAAAGCTTTCATTTCTGAGTAATGTTCGTAAATGCCGAGTGCTTTCAACCCCATCATCGCAGCGCCTACGGCACCCGTTTCGACCGTATCATTCAATTTTACAGTTTTCCCAAAAACATCAGCAAGCATTTGAACCCAGATCGGGCTGCGTGCAAAACCGCCATTGGCATAGATTGTGTCCACTTTCTGCATTTCCATCAGGATTTTGCCTATTCCAAATAGATTCAACAAAATGCCTTCCATGACCGCCCTTGCAAAATGTGCCCGCGTGTGCTGAATATCCAGTCCGGTAAATCCGCCACGGACCGTTGAACTCCAGAGCGGCGCCCGCTCACCCAGCAAATAGGGATAAAAAAGAAGTCCATCCGAGCCCGGATCGATTTTCGTGGCTTCCTCAAAAACCGTGTCAAATTCTTCTTTTGGGAAAAATGTATTCATTAACCATTCAAAAATAACAGCCCCATTATTTGAAGGCCCTCCTATAATGAATGTATGTTCGTCCAGCACGTAGCAGAAAGTTTGCATGAGCGGGTCGGAATAGGGTTTACTAAAACAAATACGGACCGCTGCACTCGTTCCGATGGTAACCGCCATGGAGCCTGTTTGAACTGCGCCACTCCCCAGATTGGCAAGACAACCGTCGCTTGCACCCATGATCAAATCCGTTCCTTCCGGCAAACCCGCATCGTTTTTAGCAGGCGTTTTTTCAACGTGATAGGGGGAAACCGCTGTGGACAATTTGTCAGCCGTCAAACCAAGCTTTTTGAGTGTGTAAGCATCCCATTGCAATTCCCGGATATTGAACATGCCCGTGGCTGAAGCAACGGAATAATCAATCACGAATTTGCCTGTCAGGCGGTAAATGATGTATTCTTTTATACCAACAAAACGGTTTGTTCTTTTATATAATTGTGGTTCATTCTGCCTCAGCCATAGCAATTTACACACCGGGGTCATGGCGTGGACAGGTGTTCCGTTGTTAAAATAGATCTTTTTGCCTACGCTCGAAGTCCGGAGTTTCAGCGCAATGTCGGAACTGCGGTTATCTGCCCAGATAATGAGTTGCGTAAGCTGTTTTCCATCCTTATCCAATGCCAGCACACCATGCATGGCAGCGCTGAAACTGATGCCCAGAAGCTTATGTCGCCCTTTGCATGCCTTGACGACCGCTTTTATGGTTTTGCAGGCCGCATCGTAAATTTCATCCGGATCCTGCTCGCTCCAATCCGGCTTGGGGTGATACATTTCATAACTTTCACTGTGTGAGGCCAGGATGTCTCCTGAAACGGAATCAAAAGCAACGCATTTTACATTTGTTGTACCAATATCACAACCTATGATGTAGGGCATTTTGTTAAATTTAAAAGCAATGGCCGGGCAAACCCATTCGGGCAGCCCGATTATTTAATTAAAACAAATCAAAAAATCTGAAATCTTGCCAACAACTTGGCATGGATTTGTTATTTTCGCAGAAATAAACGCATAAGATTTTTATACATTTGACCATGTCCGATACAACACATAACGAATCCAGCTCACTTTCAAGCGGAGTTTACGTCGCAGCATTTATCATTCTTTTCCTTTTGCTGGCTGTACTTGCTGATCTGTTTACATTCATTTTGGGAACAATCGGATTGGTTGTGACATTCGCAGCATTTTACAAAGACAACAGTCATCACGGCGACGATCATCATTGATCAGCAGCTCGTTAAGAGCTGACCTGACGCTTATACAAGTTCTATCGAACGGCCAATTCGGGCATGGATTGTAATATTTTCCATTCCAATTGGCCGTTCGTCATGTCTACGGTCCAGGCTTCTTCAAAAACACAACGATCTTCCAGATCCCGGTATTCTGTGGTTAACACTTTGTCTTTCAGTGTAATTCTGGCGAATCCATTATAGCCCAGCTGATGCCTTTTTATTACTTTCCGCACCCTCCGGTCATAGAAACCTATTTTGTCAAGATCCCCGCCGCCCGGCATGGCCGTTTCAACGGGTAACCCGCCGTGGCCAATACAACGTCCATAAGCCTCCGGTCCTTTCCCATTCGTGCCTAAATTATATACTACAAGCCTGTGATCATGTCCCCACATCCACACAACCGGACGTGCAACATCACCCATCAGCTCGCGGATCTGCTCACCAGGGCGGGCATAATCTTCTCTGAATGAGGAGATATAAGGATGATGGCTTAGGAAAACAATCCCGCGCTTATCATCGGGATTTCCAAGCTGGACCACATCCCGGAGCCACGCAACCTGCTCTTTTTTTAAATGGCAGTCAGGCGGTGAGAGAATTTCGACAAATGGCCGGCCAACCGATGTATAACCGGTATCAATCCCGATAATGCGCCAATGTTCGTTTTCAAGGCAAAAGAAACCCGCTTGCTGCGACTTTTTCATCTCACCATCCTGAATGTACATGGCGGGCAGCAAATGCTGGAAAAAAGCATTTCCATTGGAATACATTTCATGGTTGCCAGACAAAGCGAGGCTTCCCGAAG
Coding sequences:
- a CDS encoding metallophosphoesterase family protein translates to MPESAEDRTKKYLDLGHSEAENHAKTQLELYEKHVRDHSNATNVVSSFFKNNLLGFAWHYLKSRFGPRHPYQAYPRNGDTGVYQLKSSIPSRDEITVALLSDWASDTAESDAVAHLVARYAPDYTIHMGDIYFVGAPKEVEENFTAPYASWYYGASGSLALSGNHEMYSNGNAFFQHLLPAMYIQDGEMKKSQQAGFFCLENEHWRIIGIDTGYTSVGRPFVEILSPPDCHLKKEQVAWLRDVVQLGNPDDKRGIVFLSHHPYISSFREDYARPGEQIRELMGDVARPVVWMWGHDHRLVVYNLGTNGKGPEAYGRCIGHGGLPVETAMPGGGDLDKIGFYDRRVRKVIKRHQLGYNGFARITLKDKVLTTEYRDLEDRCVFEEAWTVDMTNGQLEWKILQSMPELAVR
- a CDS encoding gluconokinase codes for the protein MPYIIGCDIGTTNVKCVAFDSVSGDILASHSESYEMYHPKPDWSEQDPDEIYDAACKTIKAVVKACKGRHKLLGISFSAAMHGVLALDKDGKQLTQLIIWADNRSSDIALKLRTSSVGKKIYFNNGTPVHAMTPVCKLLWLRQNEPQLYKRTNRFVGIKEYIIYRLTGKFVIDYSVASATGMFNIRELQWDAYTLKKLGLTADKLSTAVSPYHVEKTPAKNDAGLPEGTDLIMGASDGCLANLGSGAVQTGSMAVTIGTSAAVRICFSKPYSDPLMQTFCYVLDEHTFIIGGPSNNGAVIFEWLMNTFFPKEEFDTVFEEATKIDPGSDGLLFYPYLLGERAPLWSSTVRGGFTGLDIQHTRAHFARAVMEGILLNLFGIGKILMEMQKVDTIYANGGFARSPIWVQMLADVFGKTVKLNDTVETGAVGAAMMGLKALGIYEHYSEMKAFTTVGQEFDPVSKVHKSYDALSDRFVKGARLMLAHAV